One genomic window of Candidatus Kuenenia stuttgartiensis includes the following:
- a CDS encoding glycosyltransferase family 4 protein — protein MNILNINKFHYMRGGCETVYFETAKILESHGHKSIFFSMQHPENLSCKTKDYFMPYVDLNTSSNGVINQLKSTGRILYSLKAKKLLSKLLNEYPVDIAHLHNIHHQISPSILHILKKRKIPVVMTLHDYKMVCASYLMMANGKNCEVCSGGNYLAVIKNKCVKGSLAKSCLAALEMYVHHRFFDIYDNVDAFISPSFFLKKKLAGMGFRKKIIHLPNFIDIKKFGKVKDGENGRENSLVYFGRLAPEKGLYTLIKATKLLNTNRKVEVKIIGDGPIKGDLEEKAKSDGSNNIQFPGYIKGEALYKEIKKCLAVVLPSEWYENNPMSVLEAFALGVPVIGAKIGGIPELVKEGITGLTFESGNAHELAEKIRYVLDNPGKVAEMRENARVFVEQNLNAEKYYQGLINIYQSAIGKY, from the coding sequence ATGAATATCCTTAACATCAATAAATTTCATTATATGCGTGGCGGGTGTGAGACTGTTTACTTTGAGACGGCAAAAATACTGGAATCTCACGGTCACAAATCTATATTCTTCTCCATGCAACATCCGGAAAATCTATCCTGTAAAACCAAGGATTATTTCATGCCTTATGTAGACTTGAATACGAGTAGCAATGGCGTGATAAACCAACTAAAAAGCACAGGCAGGATTCTTTATTCTCTGAAGGCAAAGAAATTGCTTTCTAAATTGTTGAATGAATACCCCGTTGATATTGCACACCTCCACAACATCCACCATCAGATTTCCCCTTCAATCTTGCATATTTTAAAAAAAAGAAAGATACCTGTTGTGATGACGCTTCATGACTATAAGATGGTTTGCGCCTCTTATTTGATGATGGCTAATGGTAAAAACTGTGAGGTCTGTTCCGGGGGGAACTATTTAGCAGTAATCAAAAACAAATGCGTCAAAGGATCACTTGCTAAAAGCTGTCTTGCTGCATTGGAGATGTATGTGCATCACAGGTTTTTTGACATATACGACAATGTGGATGCCTTCATTTCCCCAAGCTTTTTCCTGAAAAAAAAGCTGGCGGGGATGGGTTTCAGGAAGAAAATCATTCATTTGCCTAATTTTATTGATATAAAGAAATTTGGAAAAGTGAAAGACGGGGAAAATGGTCGTGAGAACTCCCTCGTTTATTTTGGTAGACTAGCGCCGGAGAAAGGATTATATACACTCATTAAAGCTACAAAGTTGCTAAATACTAACCGCAAAGTCGAGGTTAAGATAATCGGTGATGGGCCAATAAAAGGGGACCTTGAAGAAAAGGCTAAATCGGATGGGAGTAATAATATTCAATTCCCTGGATATATAAAAGGCGAGGCGTTATATAAAGAGATAAAAAAATGTTTGGCTGTTGTTCTTCCCTCCGAGTGGTATGAAAATAATCCCATGTCAGTATTAGAGGCCTTTGCCCTTGGCGTCCCAGTTATCGGGGCAAAAATCGGTGGAATTCCGGAATTAGTTAAAGAGGGAATAACAGGATTGACTTTTGAATCAGGAAATGCCCATGAGCTGGCTGAAAAGATAAGATACGTATTGGATAACCCTGGTAAAGTCGCAGAGATGAGGGAAAATGCCAGGGTATTTGTAGAGCAAAATTTGAACGCTGAAAAGTATTATCAGGGATTAATAAACATTTATCAATCAGCGATAGGAAAATATTGA
- a CDS encoding four helix bundle protein has translation MSGIKFSFEDLEVWQKAVDFAVSVIDIAEIMNTNRNHYRLIEQLESSVASISANIAEGKGRNSKKEFIQYLYIARGSLFETITFLTIFYKNKWISSSNLNDLRIAGDTIGKQLSSLINAIKKTI, from the coding sequence ATGAGTGGAATAAAGTTTAGTTTTGAGGATTTGGAGGTTTGGCAAAAAGCTGTAGATTTTGCAGTAAGTGTCATTGATATTGCTGAAATAATGAATACTAATCGGAATCATTACAGGCTTATAGAACAATTAGAATCATCTGTAGCATCAATTTCCGCAAACATTGCCGAAGGCAAAGGGCGTAATTCTAAAAAAGAATTTATCCAATACCTGTACATCGCACGTGGGTCACTATTTGAAACAATTACTTTTCTAACTATATTTTACAAAAATAAATGGATTTCCAGTTCAAACCTTAATGATTTACGAATAGCAGGAGATACAATCGGTAAGCAGCTTTCAAGTCTTATAAATGCAATAAAGAAAACTATTTAG
- a CDS encoding radical SAM protein, which yields MVNQKMPLPREICIILTYRCNAKCNMCDVWHYPTKSSEEITINDIEKLPSGLRFINITGGEPFLRQDIAEIIEAIRPKTRRIVISTNGFFTDRIVALCQKHPDLGIRISIEGFQKANDTIRGIPEGFDRGLRTLFTLRKMGLKDIGFGMTVQDMNCKDLIPLYELSNVLGYEFATATLHNSHYFYKLDNRIENKDVVCKEFSRLIVELLKSKSIKKWFRAYFNYGLMNYIYDGNRFLKCEMGSESCFIDPSGDVLPCNGMNCKMPMGNIRESSFEDIWNSKGADIVRSAVDTCDKRCWMVGNAAPVIKKHIRIPMKWIVKNKLRVMMNKEPELCLPDMGDGS from the coding sequence ATGGTGAATCAGAAAATGCCACTACCAAGGGAAATTTGTATCATACTTACTTACAGATGCAACGCAAAGTGCAACATGTGTGATGTGTGGCATTATCCCACTAAATCAAGCGAAGAAATTACTATAAATGATATCGAAAAATTACCTTCCGGGTTGAGGTTTATAAATATTACCGGTGGAGAACCCTTTCTCCGGCAGGATATTGCTGAAATTATTGAAGCAATACGTCCTAAGACAAGGCGAATAGTTATAAGTACTAATGGATTTTTTACCGACCGGATTGTAGCGCTGTGCCAAAAGCATCCTGATCTTGGAATAAGGATAAGTATCGAAGGATTCCAAAAAGCGAATGACACTATTAGAGGAATTCCGGAGGGATTTGACAGAGGGTTGAGAACACTGTTCACATTGCGAAAAATGGGTTTAAAGGACATTGGCTTTGGTATGACAGTCCAGGATATGAATTGTAAAGATCTTATACCACTCTATGAGTTATCAAATGTACTTGGCTATGAGTTTGCCACTGCAACGCTTCACAACTCACACTATTTTTACAAACTGGATAACCGCATTGAAAATAAAGATGTGGTGTGTAAAGAGTTCTCCAGGCTGATCGTAGAATTATTAAAGTCGAAATCTATTAAGAAATGGTTCCGTGCATATTTTAATTACGGTCTTATGAATTACATCTATGATGGCAATAGGTTTTTAAAATGTGAAATGGGTTCCGAATCCTGTTTTATAGACCCATCAGGGGACGTTCTTCCCTGCAATGGCATGAACTGTAAAATGCCTATGGGAAATATTAGAGAAAGTTCATTTGAAGATATCTGGAATAGCAAAGGGGCAGATATAGTTCGTAGTGCCGTTGATACATGCGATAAACGATGCTGGATGGTTGGTAATGCAGCGCCTGTGATAAAGAAGCATATACGTATTCCAATGAAGTGGATTGTAAAAAATAAACTACGTGTTATGATGAACAAAGAACCTGAATTGTGCTTGCCGGATATGGGTGATGGTTCTTAG
- a CDS encoding sulfotransferase, translating into MMRLLLDIARKYRKKFQHYQTYQKIKYFESINNFDPKKNIIITGSPRSGTTWLQELFCDIEKTYPLFEPLHLDGSPKFKEIGFEWGQYIPEDYNWPEAKELFESLFRGQYLTPFMISHARVAQLKNADFLIIKYVRANSLLPWFVRQFDIRPPIYILRHPCAAIASQMKMNWYTCSKFTIPKTKFPEKYTKYEHILNNINTTLEYVAAKWCLDNIIPLNHHGNNRLWITVFYENLIANPHEEVPYIFNRLNLELPRNLWYKVNVPSAMTGSISPLRQNKIEQLSKWKNELSERDIDSILGMLKKFEIKIYDDNIFPVKTKQTPAR; encoded by the coding sequence ATGATGAGATTACTATTAGATATCGCCCGAAAATATCGTAAAAAATTTCAACATTATCAGACTTACCAGAAAATAAAATATTTTGAATCTATCAATAATTTTGACCCAAAGAAAAATATAATAATTACAGGATCTCCGAGAAGTGGTACTACGTGGCTACAAGAGTTGTTTTGTGACATTGAAAAAACGTATCCGTTGTTTGAACCACTGCATCTTGATGGCTCCCCAAAGTTTAAAGAAATAGGTTTTGAGTGGGGACAGTACATTCCAGAAGATTATAATTGGCCTGAAGCAAAGGAGTTATTCGAAAGCCTTTTTAGAGGACAATATTTAACACCGTTCATGATTTCACATGCCAGGGTAGCGCAATTAAAAAATGCAGATTTCTTAATTATTAAATATGTAAGAGCAAATTCATTATTACCTTGGTTCGTTAGGCAATTCGATATCAGGCCACCTATTTATATTCTTAGGCATCCATGTGCTGCAATTGCTTCACAGATGAAAATGAACTGGTACACATGTTCAAAATTTACCATACCAAAAACGAAGTTCCCTGAAAAATATACAAAATATGAACATATATTAAATAATATTAATACAACACTAGAATATGTAGCAGCCAAATGGTGTTTGGATAATATAATACCATTAAATCATCATGGAAATAATAGACTATGGATAACCGTTTTCTATGAAAATTTAATTGCGAACCCTCATGAAGAAGTACCCTATATTTTTAATAGGCTCAATCTGGAATTACCTCGAAATCTATGGTATAAGGTTAATGTACCAAGTGCTATGACTGGTAGCATCTCGCCATTAAGACAAAACAAAATAGAACAATTAAGTAAATGGAAAAATGAGTTATCAGAAAGGGATATTGACTCTATCCTGGGTATGCTTAAAAAATTTGAGATAAAAATTTATGATGATAACATTTTCCCTGTTAAAACCAAGCAAACTCCAGCGAGGTAA
- a CDS encoding methyltransferase domain-containing protein, with product MNIKTVKPEDVKNIRYHLIGAVFIILNYLRHSFFGYKTPRTFSINEIERSIDYDFKVVDSWIEYLRFYSNDEKPLTNKIVLELGPGPDFGVGLILLALGAKKYIALDVNKLAFSSPVEFYDKLFERLKKRYTNCNIEHLKETLSKCHKREYTEINYIVDKGFAISKIKEKVDVVFSQAAFEHFTDVERTLMELSNVVNRGGVLVTLIDLKTHTSWIRDRDPLNIYRYSDWFWNTFKFKGSPNRVRAFEYKDMLEKKGWVDVIIEPVIVVEEEYLKRVKLRLNKKFRNLDSSEMKMLGVMLMARKK from the coding sequence ATGAACATAAAAACAGTCAAACCGGAAGACGTTAAAAATATTAGATACCATCTTATTGGTGCAGTATTTATTATACTGAATTATTTGAGACATAGCTTCTTTGGTTATAAGACGCCCAGAACTTTTTCTATCAATGAAATAGAGCGGTCTATTGATTATGATTTCAAGGTTGTTGATAGTTGGATTGAATATCTTCGTTTTTATTCTAATGATGAAAAACCTTTGACGAACAAAATAGTCCTTGAGCTTGGTCCCGGTCCGGATTTTGGAGTCGGTTTGATATTATTGGCGCTTGGCGCGAAAAAGTATATTGCACTGGATGTTAATAAGTTAGCCTTTTCGTCCCCAGTAGAATTTTATGACAAATTATTTGAACGATTAAAGAAACGTTATACAAACTGTAATATTGAACATTTAAAGGAAACATTGAGTAAGTGCCATAAAAGGGAATACACTGAGATAAATTATATTGTAGATAAAGGTTTTGCGATTTCAAAAATTAAAGAGAAGGTTGATGTTGTCTTTAGCCAGGCGGCTTTTGAACATTTTACAGATGTCGAAAGAACTCTCATGGAACTTAGCAATGTAGTTAATCGGGGGGGGGTATTAGTTACATTAATTGATTTGAAGACACACACCTCCTGGATAAGAGATCGTGACCCTTTAAATATATATCGGTACAGTGATTGGTTTTGGAATACCTTTAAGTTTAAAGGCTCTCCAAATAGAGTAAGGGCATTTGAGTATAAAGATATGTTAGAAAAAAAAGGTTGGGTTGATGTAATAATTGAACCTGTTATTGTTGTGGAAGAAGAATATTTAAAAAGAGTTAAGCTGAGACTAAATAAAAAATTCAGGAATTTGGATTCTTCAGAAATGAAAATGCTTGGTGTTATGCTAATGGCGAGAAAAAAATAA
- a CDS encoding glycosyltransferase family 4 protein has product MNHSKLKIAVLGTRGFPHIQGGVEAHCENLYPQLVEKGCEVIVFTRKPYVDINITEYKGVTLIPLPCLKNKFLETFLHTFIGIFAAKKFSPDILHIHAIGPSLFIPLARLFGLKVVMTHHGPDYQRKKWGILAKGILKLGELAGSKWANDIITISQTIADHIHAKYKRSVTIIPNGVVLPAILPGNNTLRKYALAKEKYILAVGRFVPEKGFHDLIVAFNKLTTANPHLLTEKWKLVIVGRADHEDKYSLDLKNKASQSSNIILTGFLTGEPLWELYSHAGLFVLPSYYEGLPIVLLEAMSYGLSCIASDIPANREVWLESDRFFKPGDVDAIALKIQGFIQRSLNEEQRKIQINTIAEKYNWETIAEMTLDVYRGTL; this is encoded by the coding sequence ATGAACCATTCTAAACTTAAAATAGCCGTTCTAGGTACCCGTGGATTTCCGCACATACAGGGTGGCGTGGAGGCACATTGCGAAAATCTCTATCCTCAATTGGTTGAAAAAGGTTGCGAGGTAATAGTTTTTACCAGAAAACCCTACGTTGATATAAATATTACTGAGTATAAAGGGGTAACATTAATTCCTTTGCCATGCCTAAAGAATAAATTCCTTGAGACATTTTTACATACCTTTATCGGAATTTTTGCTGCAAAAAAGTTTTCTCCGGATATCCTGCATATCCATGCAATAGGACCATCCTTGTTCATACCACTCGCCCGGCTTTTTGGACTAAAAGTAGTTATGACTCATCATGGGCCTGATTATCAAAGAAAGAAGTGGGGGATACTGGCAAAGGGTATTTTGAAACTCGGCGAGCTTGCAGGGAGTAAATGGGCTAACGACATAATCACTATTTCTCAAACAATAGCGGATCATATTCATGCAAAATACAAGAGAAGCGTAACAATAATACCCAACGGGGTAGTGTTGCCAGCAATTTTACCGGGTAATAATACCCTGAGAAAGTATGCCCTCGCAAAAGAGAAATATATCCTTGCTGTAGGGCGCTTTGTGCCTGAAAAAGGGTTTCACGACCTGATTGTCGCTTTTAATAAACTGACAACTGCTAACCCCCACCTTCTAACAGAAAAGTGGAAACTGGTTATCGTGGGCAGGGCTGATCATGAAGATAAATATAGCTTGGATTTAAAAAATAAGGCGAGCCAAAGTAGTAATATTATATTGACAGGATTTCTCACTGGTGAACCGCTGTGGGAGCTTTATAGCCACGCAGGGCTTTTTGTATTACCTTCTTACTATGAGGGTTTACCGATAGTTTTGCTTGAGGCGATGAGCTATGGTCTTTCCTGTATTGCATCCGATATTCCTGCTAACAGAGAAGTATGGTTGGAAAGCGACAGATTTTTTAAGCCCGGAGATGTTGATGCTATTGCATTAAAGATACAAGGATTTATTCAAAGATCATTAAACGAAGAACAAAGGAAGATACAGATAAATACTATTGCCGAAAAATATAATTGGGAAACGATAGCGGAAATGACTCTGGATGTATATAGAGGTACGCTTTGA
- a CDS encoding four helix bundle protein has protein sequence MCEIKFSFEDLEVWQKAVDFAVSVIDIAEIMNKNRNHYRLIEQLQSSVTSISANIAEGKGRNSKKEFIQYLYIARGSLFETITFLTIFYKNKWISSSNLNDLRIAGDTIGKQLSSLINSIKKTI, from the coding sequence ATGTGTGAAATAAAGTTTAGTTTTGAAGATTTGGAGGTTTGGCAAAAAGCTGTAGATTTTGCAGTTAGTGTCATTGATATTGCTGAAATAATGAATAAAAATCGGAATCATTACAGGCTTATAGAACAATTACAATCATCTGTAACATCAATTTCCGCAAACATTGCCGAAGGCAAAGGGCGTAATTCTAAAAAGGAATTTATCCAATATCTGTATATTGCACGTGGGTCACTATTTGAAACAATTACTTTTCTAACTATATTTTACAAAAATAAATGGATTTCCAGTTCAAACCTTAATGATTTACGAATAGCAGGAGATACAATCGGTAAGCAGCTTTCAAGTCTTATAAATTCAATAAAGAAAACTATTTAG